The following proteins come from a genomic window of Streptomyces sp. NBC_00539:
- a CDS encoding (Fe-S)-binding protein → MRAALFVTCVNDALYPRTGVAVVRLLERLGVAVDFPAAQSCCGQPQYNTGYRYESEPLLRRTAEALAGHPYVVAPSGSCVAMIREHYPRIGARAAAEGRGTELADLAAGLVPRVYELTEFLVDVLGVTDVGAHFPHTVTYHPSCHGLRALGLGDRPRRLLAAVRGLDLIELPGAEECCGFGGTFAVKNPDVSAAMGADKIRAARATGAEVLCGADNSCLAHLDGTLRRAGAPLRTLHLAEILASTDTTATATEGKHPR, encoded by the coding sequence ATGCGTGCCGCCCTGTTCGTCACCTGCGTCAACGACGCGCTGTACCCGCGCACCGGCGTCGCCGTCGTACGCCTGCTGGAGCGGCTCGGCGTCGCCGTGGACTTCCCGGCGGCGCAGAGCTGCTGCGGTCAGCCCCAGTACAACACCGGCTACCGGTACGAGAGCGAACCGCTGCTGCGCCGCACCGCCGAGGCCCTCGCCGGCCATCCGTACGTCGTCGCGCCCTCCGGCTCCTGCGTCGCCATGATCCGCGAGCACTACCCCCGCATCGGCGCCAGGGCGGCGGCAGAGGGGCGCGGCACCGAGCTGGCGGACCTCGCGGCCGGCCTCGTACCGCGCGTGTACGAGCTCACCGAGTTCCTGGTGGACGTCCTCGGCGTGACCGACGTCGGCGCCCACTTCCCCCACACCGTCACCTACCACCCCTCCTGCCACGGTCTGCGCGCCCTGGGACTCGGCGACCGTCCCCGGCGCCTCCTGGCCGCCGTCAGGGGCCTGGACCTGATCGAGTTGCCCGGCGCCGAGGAGTGCTGCGGGTTCGGCGGCACCTTCGCCGTCAAGAACCCCGACGTGTCCGCCGCGATGGGCGCCGACAAGATCCGCGCCGCCCGGGCCACCGGCGCCGAAGTGCTCTGCGGCGCGGACAACTCCTGCCTCGCCCACCTCGACGGAACGCTCCGCCGGGCCGGCGCCCCCCTGCGGACCCTGCACCTCGCCGAGATCCTGGCCTCGACGGACACCACCGCCACCGCGACAGAGGGGAAGCACCCGCGATGA
- a CDS encoding LutC/YkgG family protein — protein MSGRDRVLGRIRRALGEPGAGGAGTGRAPVEAAAGEDGIPRDYLRVHGDRTPAESADLLAAHLREYRAKVHRTDEDGLAPLLARLLAARGARTVLVPPGLPPSWLDGAQAVRVEDRADSTPYALDAVDSVVTGCALAVAETGTIVLDGGPDQGRRRITLIPDHHICVVRVPGQLVDSVPQALERLDPTRPLTWISGPSATSDIELDRVEGVHGPRTLEVVLIDAPAQ, from the coding sequence ATGAGCGGCAGGGACCGCGTGCTGGGCCGGATCCGGCGCGCCCTGGGCGAGCCGGGCGCGGGCGGGGCCGGGACCGGGCGGGCGCCGGTGGAGGCGGCCGCCGGCGAGGACGGGATCCCCCGCGACTACCTCCGCGTCCACGGCGACCGCACGCCCGCCGAGTCCGCGGACCTCCTCGCCGCCCACCTTCGCGAGTACCGCGCGAAGGTCCACCGCACCGACGAGGACGGCCTCGCGCCCCTCCTGGCCCGGCTGCTCGCCGCACGCGGCGCGCGGACCGTACTCGTACCGCCCGGCCTGCCCCCGTCCTGGCTCGACGGGGCGCAGGCCGTCCGCGTCGAGGACCGGGCCGACTCCACCCCGTACGCACTCGACGCCGTGGACAGCGTGGTGACGGGCTGCGCCCTGGCCGTCGCCGAGACGGGCACGATCGTCCTGGACGGCGGCCCCGACCAGGGGCGACGGCGGATCACCCTGATCCCGGACCACCACATCTGCGTGGTCCGCGTCCCCGGCCAGCTGGTGGACTCCGTTCCGCAGGCACTCGAACGCCTCGACCCCACCCGGCCGCTGACCTGGATCTCCGGGCCCTCCGCGACCAGTGACATCGAACTCGACCGGGTGGAGGGCGTCCACGGCCCCCGTACCCTGGAGGTCGTCCTGATCGACGCACCCGCACAATGA
- a CDS encoding aminotransferase class V-fold PLP-dependent enzyme, whose amino-acid sequence MTQPTTDPKSAPTAAPTRPSAFPGGPQLFRLDPGIAHLNHGSFGAVPIAVQEVQAALLEEVHADPDTFFVDVADRIAGARGRVAAHLGAEPDGIAFISNATEGANLALNAVELADGDEILVTDHGYGTVVAAAARRAPVTTVALDPGLPDEDAVREAVLAGLTPRTKVALLDHISSPTARLIATPALLADLAARGVTTIVDGAHAPGMLADPLAGGADFWFGNLHKWGYAPSGSALLAVAPRHRGRVRALVPSWEDGDGFPRSVENRATADYTGWLAAPEGLDLLERLDAAKVRAHNSALAAYGAALLAELPGLTPLPHTPGLAMRALRLPPGVAETPDSARELRERIARELRIRVLVWPWPGGGGIRVCGQLYTRPEEYKRLAAELPAQLAR is encoded by the coding sequence GTGACCCAGCCGACCACCGACCCGAAGAGCGCGCCGACCGCCGCACCGACCCGCCCCTCGGCGTTCCCGGGCGGGCCGCAGCTGTTCCGCCTCGACCCCGGGATCGCCCACCTCAACCACGGGTCGTTCGGCGCCGTGCCCATCGCCGTGCAGGAGGTCCAGGCGGCGCTGCTGGAGGAGGTGCACGCCGACCCCGACACCTTCTTCGTCGACGTGGCCGACCGGATCGCCGGCGCCCGCGGCAGGGTCGCCGCCCACCTGGGGGCCGAACCCGACGGGATCGCCTTCATCTCCAACGCCACCGAAGGGGCCAACCTCGCGCTGAACGCCGTCGAACTGGCCGACGGGGACGAGATCCTCGTCACCGACCACGGCTACGGCACGGTGGTGGCCGCCGCCGCGCGCCGGGCCCCGGTCACCACCGTCGCGCTCGACCCCGGCCTGCCCGACGAGGACGCCGTCCGGGAAGCCGTCCTGGCCGGCCTGACACCCCGCACGAAGGTGGCGCTGCTCGACCACATCAGCTCGCCCACCGCCCGCCTCATCGCGACCCCGGCGCTCCTCGCCGACCTGGCCGCCCGGGGCGTCACCACCATCGTCGACGGTGCCCACGCCCCCGGCATGCTGGCCGACCCCCTCGCAGGCGGCGCCGACTTCTGGTTCGGGAACCTGCACAAGTGGGGCTACGCCCCCTCGGGCAGCGCCCTCCTAGCCGTCGCACCCCGCCACCGCGGCCGCGTCAGGGCACTGGTGCCTTCCTGGGAGGACGGCGACGGCTTCCCCCGCTCCGTCGAGAACCGGGCCACCGCCGACTACACCGGCTGGCTCGCCGCCCCCGAGGGACTGGACCTCCTGGAACGGCTCGACGCCGCCAAGGTACGGGCCCACAACAGCGCCCTCGCCGCCTACGGCGCGGCCCTGCTCGCCGAACTCCCCGGGCTCACCCCGCTCCCGCACACCCCCGGGCTCGCCATGCGCGCCCTGCGGCTGCCGCCCGGCGTCGCCGAAACCCCCGACAGCGCCCGGGAGCTGCGCGAGCGGATCGCGCGGGAGCTGCGGATCAGGGTGCTGGTCTGGCCCTGGCCGGGAGGCGGCGGCATCCGGGTCTGCGGGCAGCTCTACACCCGGCCCGAGGAGTACAAACGCCTCGCCGCCGAACTCCCCGCCCAGCTCGCGCGGTAG
- a CDS encoding lactate utilization protein B, protein MTATHLGMPAFPAAAREAVRDDVLRANLRRATHTIRDKRARAVTELADWDRLRAAGKAVKDHTLRHLDHYLLRLEAAVTAAGGTVHWAADATEANRIVTELVRATGEREVVKVKSMATQEIGLNEALEAAGIAAYETDLAELIVQLGHDRPSHILVPAIHRNRAEIRDVFRTEMGRWGRPAPDGLGDDPRELAEAARLHLREKFLRAKVAVSGANFMVAETGTMVVFESEGNGRMCLTLPETLISVVGIEKVVPTFRDLEIFLQTLPRSSTAERMNPYTTMWTGLGPSKGADGDGPAAFHLVLLDNGRTDTLADEVGRQALRCIRCSACLNVCPVYERAGGHAYGSVYPGPIGAILSPQLRGTGSGIDASLPYASTLCGACYEVCPVAIDIPEVLLHLRERVAQGGPVTREGIRVRIRPARGHTAERAAMRAARLLLERPGALRAGERLLSRARRLRPRRLPGPGSAWTDSRELPRPPREPFRDWWARERGGRA, encoded by the coding sequence ATGACGGCCACCCACCTCGGCATGCCCGCCTTCCCCGCCGCCGCCCGCGAGGCGGTACGGGACGACGTGCTGCGCGCCAACCTCCGCCGCGCCACGCACACCATCCGCGACAAACGGGCCCGCGCCGTCACCGAACTCGCCGACTGGGACCGGCTGCGCGCGGCGGGCAAGGCCGTCAAGGACCACACCCTGCGCCACCTCGACCACTACCTGCTGCGGCTGGAGGCGGCGGTGACCGCCGCCGGCGGCACCGTGCACTGGGCGGCGGACGCGACCGAGGCCAACCGGATCGTGACCGAGCTGGTGCGGGCCACCGGCGAGCGGGAAGTCGTCAAGGTCAAGTCGATGGCCACCCAGGAGATCGGCCTCAACGAGGCACTGGAGGCGGCGGGGATCGCCGCGTACGAGACCGACCTGGCCGAACTCATCGTGCAACTGGGCCACGACCGGCCCTCGCACATCCTCGTCCCGGCCATCCACCGCAACCGCGCCGAGATCCGCGACGTCTTCCGCACCGAAATGGGCCGCTGGGGACGGCCCGCCCCCGACGGGCTGGGCGACGACCCCCGGGAACTGGCCGAAGCGGCCCGCCTGCACCTGCGCGAGAAGTTCCTGCGCGCCAAAGTCGCCGTCTCGGGGGCCAACTTCATGGTCGCCGAGACCGGGACGATGGTCGTCTTCGAGTCCGAGGGCAACGGCCGGATGTGCCTGACCCTGCCCGAGACGCTCATCTCCGTCGTGGGCATCGAAAAGGTGGTGCCGACCTTCCGGGACCTGGAGATCTTCCTCCAGACGCTGCCGCGCTCCTCCACCGCCGAGCGGATGAACCCGTACACGACGATGTGGACCGGACTGGGCCCGTCGAAAGGGGCCGACGGCGACGGGCCCGCCGCCTTCCACCTCGTCCTCCTCGACAACGGCCGTACGGACACCCTCGCCGACGAGGTGGGCCGCCAGGCCCTGCGCTGCATCCGCTGCTCCGCCTGCCTGAACGTCTGCCCCGTCTACGAACGCGCCGGCGGCCACGCCTACGGCTCCGTCTACCCCGGCCCCATCGGCGCGATCCTCAGCCCCCAACTGCGGGGCACGGGCAGCGGGATCGACGCGTCACTGCCCTACGCCTCCACCCTGTGCGGGGCCTGCTACGAGGTGTGCCCCGTCGCCATCGACATCCCCGAAGTCCTCCTCCACCTGCGCGAACGCGTGGCCCAGGGAGGCCCGGTGACCCGCGAGGGCATCCGCGTACGGATCCGCCCCGCGCGCGGCCACACCGCCGAGCGGGCCGCGATGCGCGCCGCCCGGCTGCTGCTGGAACGCCCGGGCGCGCTGCGCGCGGGGGAGCGGCTGCTGTCCCGGGCCCGGCGGCTGCGGCCGCGCCGGCTGCCCGGACCGGGGAGCGCCTGGACCGACAGCCGGGAGTTGCCCCGGCCGCCACGGGAACCGTTCCGCGACTGGTGGGCCCGGGAGCGGGGAGGACGCGCATGA
- the cobF gene encoding precorrin-6A synthase (deacetylating), whose translation MKKFSVIGIGAGDPDHLTLQAVKAIGATDAFLILEKGEEKADLTGLRRAMLEAHARPDHRLVEGRDPDRDRTPADYAPTVDGWRSARAEIFERFIAEDLADGETGAFLVWGDPSLYDSTLAILDEVLERGRVAFAHEVVPGISSISSLLARHRTQLNRVGRPVQITTGRRLAEGWPQDVDDVVVMLDARHAFTAHLDKDLFIYWGAYVGTPDEILVSGKLAEVAGRIEELRTEARARKGWIMDTYLLRRG comes from the coding sequence GTGAAGAAGTTCTCGGTTATCGGCATAGGCGCGGGCGACCCGGACCACCTGACCCTCCAGGCGGTCAAGGCGATCGGTGCCACGGACGCGTTCCTCATCCTGGAGAAGGGCGAGGAGAAGGCGGACTTGACCGGGCTGCGGCGGGCGATGCTCGAAGCGCACGCCCGCCCGGACCACCGGCTGGTGGAGGGCCGCGACCCGGATCGCGACCGGACACCGGCCGACTACGCCCCGACGGTGGACGGCTGGCGCAGCGCGCGGGCGGAGATCTTCGAGCGGTTCATCGCCGAGGACCTCGCGGACGGGGAGACGGGCGCGTTCCTGGTCTGGGGCGATCCCTCGCTGTACGACTCCACCCTCGCGATCCTGGACGAGGTGCTGGAGCGCGGTCGGGTGGCCTTCGCGCACGAGGTGGTGCCGGGCATCAGCAGCATCTCCTCGCTGCTGGCCCGGCACCGCACCCAATTGAACCGGGTGGGGCGCCCGGTGCAGATCACCACCGGCCGGCGGCTGGCCGAGGGCTGGCCGCAGGACGTGGACGACGTGGTGGTGATGCTGGACGCGCGGCACGCCTTCACCGCGCACCTGGACAAGGACCTCTTCATCTACTGGGGCGCCTACGTCGGCACGCCGGACGAGATCCTGGTCTCGGGGAAGCTGGCGGAGGTCGCGGGCCGGATCGAGGAGCTCCGGACCGAGGCCCGGGCCCGCAAGGGCTGGATCATGGACACCTACCTGCTGCGGCGCGGCTGA